The Diabrotica undecimpunctata isolate CICGRU chromosome 3, icDiaUnde3, whole genome shotgun sequence genome includes the window acgtggacattataacaagaactagggcgagaactgcggaaatccttaccgagctagtagcagcagcagaacgaatggggttacagataaatcaaaataaaaccaaattcatggcgactaacacaaacacaagagctggaaatgttgacacaaatttaatcatcaataaccaaaacttcgaagcagtcaaagagttcatatatctagggacatcggttaaccccaataataacacatctaaggaaataaaaagacgaataataattgcaaacagatGTTATCgtgtctatcaaagtacttagctaacaaacgtctgtctcaaaaaactcgtataaggctgtatagaacactgatagtccccgttctcacatatggatcagaggcatggacgctaacgaaaacagataaatccgctctatccatttttgaaaaaaaggtgttacgcaagatattcggagcagtctgtgagaacggaatatgaaggcgtagatacaactttgaactgcagaatatttaaaagcatacgtttggtggtaaagatattaccactataattaagcgaaaccgcctgcagtgggcaggacatgaaGCCCGAGCCCCtgaatcgaacatgataaaaaagattctaacagcgcaacccgtgggaatgagaagacggggtagacgaaagctgaggtggatggatggggtaacacaagatgcggagaagatcggagtcggcaactggaaaatgcaaacAAGGGACAaaacagaatggcgtagaaagcttgagaaggtcgaggccctataagggctgtagcaccaagatgaggTAATCAATGATTATAACAAAATATCCTGCTCGTTCTTAGTTTCTAAATTTCTCAAATAAACTAATATCTTTTTAGTTTGGTTGTGCAAGCGGTCTGTACACTTATGCTTTCATCTGAAATCAAAAAAAAGTTTCGttgaaataaactttttattactaaaaaatcaTCAATTATTTAATGTCAATATAGGCTATATTCATTGAAcattattttaataacagtatCATAATATTTTATTATGGAGCTATAGACTGCAAAACGTATCTTAAATGCAATCAGGGCCAACAGTGATAGCTGGTACAACTCTACCTTTGTAACCAATATACTCTTCACCTTTGAGTCTAGCATTTCTCACGATATTTCTTGTCCACTTAGTTTCATTTTTTGAATACTAAAATGATGATAAATACAACTTTAACCTCACAAAGACAATTAAACATGTGGGTATTTAATTTTATGAGGAACTCACAGAACACAATAATACAGTACATACACAGATGTTGATAGTGTTATCTACAAAAACATTCTGAGTcacttttagttttttttctgaaaaatggctttggcagagccaattagccatctttcagtttaaaataatatatttcagCTTTCTATTTAACATGCATTGAGAGTACGGACTTGTTTTTGAACCAAAAGATGCAATTCTGTTCACAGAACAATTTTCCATCAAAATgtcaaaaatgataaaaaatgacTTGGAACGTTTTTGTTTACACCGATTCATTTAATGTTTGAagtatattattagttttatttggCATTTGACAGTACTggctaattaaattatatttataaataaacagtAGGTATATTAGTTAAAACCTGTATTGAACTTACTAAATTTTATGTAATGTCAGAATGAACATCATTATGGTTTTCTTTCactgaattgtttttttttattattattatttatcgttcTGTTTCTTTTGATATGCTGGCACCCCACAGGTTGAGAAACATTGctttaatttatacaaaaatttaaactcaATAAAATGATTTTTCCTTGATAGATGTCATATTCACAAAATAGTCTATACATTGTTTAGGAAAATTATGGATATACTAGAAGATCAAATGATTAAAAAACCTGATGGAACTGTAGTAGAATGGCAtgtgtatttaaaaaatgtgaaaatatttatatttttcttttcagcCTCATGTGTAAAGAACGCAGAAGAGCTTATTCGGTTATTGAAAGAATTGTATGCAgagaatttaaagaaaaatataggaATGGAAATTATTTATGTATCTGCAGATACAACACTTGAATCGTATGAAGAGGGTATCGCTGAGCAGGGGCCGTGGTGTGCTATTCCTTTTGAAAACGACATTTCTGTAGAACTAAGATATAGATATGATGTCACCTCTATGCCACAGCTGGTTGTAGTTAAAAAAGATGGAACAATAATATCAGCAAAAGGTAAGCGAGAGTTGGAAAAATTAGGAAATAATGTGTTGGTGACTTGGACTGATTacgttcaaaaataaaatattcataaatagtaataataaatgtataaagtaacataaaattattgtttgtgtAAGTTAATTTTAGGACTATCAGAATATTTAATACAATTAGAACATTTATAGAGTTGTTAGAATATAATCCAAGATTACTATATAAATAGTGCTTTCAAGTAATTATATAATTCGCATCACTTTTAGTTTTCCACAAGTGAACTCTAGCACGTAACTCATTTTGATCATAACTTATAAGGACTCCGAATCTAATGTAGGTATATACTATTTattatagttcttcttcttcatcttcttcttccttcttatatGTAGGCTTTAAACCTTGTTTCTTATTCAATactagcctcctaaattgtttaaattatcgcaccatctttttcttggtctgccaatacttcttcgtccatttggtgacttatctagtgctattcgtactatcctattctcttccattctactaatgtgttcgttttactcctgtttccgttttgtcacccatccgtTTATGTCTTCTATATAGCATGTTTTTCTTACGTTTTCGCTTCTCTCTCTAtctaacagacttttccctgatattcgtcaaaGTAATTTCATCTctattgtttctagtagtcgtcttctttagatgtgtcagatcttgtctccgccgtgtatgttaatataggtctaattgctgctttatagattcttgttgttgtgtcttgtcttaggtgtttgttcatCCAGATTGTGTCGTTAAGAGATTCCGCCGCTTTACTTCCTTTTaaactttgttgtcgtacttctacttcaacatctccgtaactagttatatatattcccagatatttaaacctTGTTTCCTGCTTGTGCTTTATTATGtttccatcaatttttattttacatcttagTGGATATTTAGATGTTggcatacatttggttttttctgttgATATTATCAGATTGTATTTCTTAGCTGTTGTATTggagatgtgtgttaatctttggagctcgtcttctaaCTCAGCGATTAAtacggcgtcgtctgcataacataatatttagatttttttgttccccattctgtaaccatgtcctttacgtactgcttgtattatttcgtacattattatattaaagagaagtggtcttaacgagtcaccctgtctaactctgctttgtactgatatacactgtgttagttgtCCTTTTGTCTTTGCCTGtgttcgattatggaagtagatgttttcgatagtttgtataatattgattggtatgtttcttttatacagtaggtgtattacgtcttcgacttggatgcgatcgaatgCCTTTGTCAGCACTATAACACATAGATTTgatggtttattgtactcgatggccttttctgtgatctGTCTATGATTTTTGTCTTAGTAGAAATACGGCGTATaagcaggatcttccggatctgaatccttgttgttcatctgataaagttgttagtttattgattctgttaggacttttgtggtaaggtTAAGTGAAGTgtttagtagatttatacctctataattgttgaggtctttatctcctttcttgaaaaTTGGtaatcattatgctgtttctccatgcgtctgatatcttgcagtgcaatataaGTTTTTGTATCTTAGTTACTTAGTTAATCAAGTTAtttaagttttgtcatctctggggttatactttctccttcgTATTTTAAAAGCTCACTGGTTATTCcgcctggtcctggtgacttccTATTTTTAAGTAGTTAAGTAATTTTTAAGTAGTTAGTAAATTTATggttatctctacttcctgaaaactgatttttatttcgtgtcttaattcaggtacgctattttgttgattattatttttcttgaCTTTAAAGAGTTCCGTcgggtatctttcccattcgtttgctggtatgatATTGTTTTCTTTCAACTCTGCTATTTCTTTCCGTCGGTTTCTTAAGAAtcttcatatttgtttttgtctACCGTAGAAGTTGCTTTTCTACCTTTTTGTGCGCTGTTAccagtgtttattttttgttatttgaaTTTGGACAAATGTGCAACTTTAAGATATACGTTTTTAAATCAGCAATGTAGTATTcatacagtttttttattacaaaaagatCACACATTGGTTAAACTTACACTTGCAAACATCGAGCCAGAAAGAAAAGTTTCTATTAAACAAACTTCTTCCTTCATTGACAAATTGTTACCTATATGGGAGGTTTTCAGTCCATTTTTGCACGGCTGTCAGATACTTCTTCTAGATTGGTGATTTACCTCTTGCTGTTTCTTGTTGCcacattctgcttatgtggttattccattactTTTCTTTTAGTCTCCACTTGTTTatatacttacatttttttttccaTCTTCACCCCTCTTTCGAtgtctcagcgtatttcctgtaatgcTTCTCAGTACTTTTATCTCCACTATTTCGAGTAGCCTGTGTGTGCCTCTGTTGGGCCGTAGTAGGCCCTATCCTATTTTGTTGCCTATGTCTATGagttctgtaagttgtctatcTATTCTGAGTTCCATCTAATCATGTTTAAGTAGCACTTATAATACCATCCAGATCACTCAAAAGTAAAACATTTCCAAATTGATAGAAACTATATCATTATTAGCAAAGTCTCATTTTTAATTGGCGTCCCCCTCAAACCTATCTTAAGTGTCGAAAATAATCAAAAACCTGGCttgcaaattttttaaaaacaatacgAAGACTGTAGAGCGTGActtcttgactatgagttctgtgttcaagagctttgacctcaccctagaaacaaaaataaggctccttaaatgttatgtgtacttaGTGCttttgtacggagtagaaacgtggacattaaaggcggaaactctatcaaaacttcaggcttttgagctatggtcatacagaaggatcctgaagataccatggacagacaaagttaccaatgaagaagtactgcggaggatgaacacaactgcggttTGGTCAGTGAAGAgacgtaagctgcagtacttgggacatataatgagaaatcaaggcagatatgagctacttcaatgcattttgcaaggtaaaattaaaggaaaaagggccccaggacgaaaaagaatatcctacctgagagcatggtacaaaaatacctcaacacagctattttgtagagcaaccaacaaagtcatcatagccagaatgatcgccaacgttcggaacagacaggcaccctaagaagaagtagagcgtttcacgttaagaatgGACCGTTGCGTAAATAGGGCTACGTATTTCTTATGAACAATAGAAGCGCGCCTATGCCACGACGagcacaagcacgattcagggttgtatttgtattttcttttccacaAAATGAATTAAAATGAATGTTTTCTAACGTAACTAACCagttgtttttcggtaagaatacaACATGCCATTAGAATCATGGTCATTAGAAACTAATTATCTTCGTAAATTGGAAAATTAAGCCAAGGGAATATCTTGGATATATGTGCAAAACAAatcattttaaatgtatttaattgcTCTCTAAATTTAAAGAGTGTTGAAAGTGTTAGAAGTTATTCGATAAATTAAGTGTTGTGACGGTAGTAGGTTc containing:
- the LOC140436020 gene encoding nucleoredoxin-like protein 2, with the translated sequence MDILEDQMIKKPDGTVVEWHVYLKNVKIFIFFFSASCVKNAEELIRLLKELYAENLKKNIGMEIIYVSADTTLESYEEGIAEQGPWCAIPFENDISVELRYRYDVTSMPQLVVVKKDGTIISAKVNNNSSQTPPYVSVVKSTPKSYFPNKNQAIVMHAAENLKLFDYVNAADDAVGP